Proteins from a genomic interval of Physeter macrocephalus isolate SW-GA chromosome 21, ASM283717v5, whole genome shotgun sequence:
- the SLITRK2 gene encoding SLIT and NTRK-like protein 2, which yields MLSGVWFLSVLTVAGILQTESRKTAKDICKIRCLCEEKENVLNINCENKGFTTVSLLQPPQYRIYQLFLNGNLLTRLYPNEFVNYSNAVTLHLGNNGLQEIRTGAFSGLKTLKRLHLNNNKLEVLREDTFLGLESLEYLQADYNYISAIEAGAFSKLNRLKVLILNDNLLLSLPSNVFRFVLLTHLDLRGNRLKVMPFAGVLEHIGGIMEIQLEENPWNCTCDLLPLKAWLDTITVFVGEIVCETPFRLHGKDVTQLTRQDLCPRKSTGDSGQRGGHADTHVQRPSPTMNPALNPTRAAKASRPPKMRNRPTPRVTVSKDRQSFGPIMVYQTKSPVPLTCPSSCVCTSQSSDNGLNVNCQERKFTNISDLQPKPTSPKKLYLTGNYLQTVYKDDLLEYSSLDLLHLGNNRIAVIQEGAFTNLTSLRRLYLNGNYLEELYPAMFDGLQSLQYLYLEYNVIKEIKPLTFDALINLQLLFLNNNLLRSLPDNIFGGTALTRLNLRNNHFSHLPVKGVLDQLPAFIQIDLQENPWDCTCDIMGLKDWTEHANSPVIINEVTCESPAKHAGEILKFLGREAICPDGPNLSDGTILSMNHNTDTPRSLSVSPSSYPELHTEVPLSVLILGLLVVFILSVCFGAGLFVFVLKRRKGVPGVPRSANNLDVSSFQLQYGSYNTETQDKADGHVYNYIPPPVGQMCQNPIYMQKEGDPVAYYRNLQEFSYGNLEEKKEEPATLAYTISATELLEKQATPREPELLYQNIAERVKELPSAGLVHYNFCTLPKRQFAPSYESRRQNQDRINKTVLYGTPRKCFVGQSKPDHPLLQAKPRSEPDYLEVLEKQTAISQL from the coding sequence ATGCTGAGCGGCGTTTGGTTCCTCAGTGTGTTAACCGTGGCCGGGATCTTACAGACCGAGAGTCGCAAAACTGCCAAAGACATTTGCAAGATCCGCTGCCTGTGCGAAGAGAAGGAAAACGTTCTGAATATTAACTGCGAAAACAAAGGATTTACAACTGTCAGCCTGCTCCAGCCCCCCCAGTATCGAATCTATCAGCTTTTCCTCAATGGCAACCTCCTGACGAGACTGTACCCCAACGAGTTCGTCAATTACTCCAACGCGGTTACTCTCCACCTGGGTAACAACGGGCTGCAGGAGATCCGAACCGGGGCGTTCAGCGGCCTGAAAACCCTCAAGAGGCTGCACCTCAACAACAACAAGCTCGAAGTGCTGAGGGAGGACACCTTCCTGGGCCTCGAGAGCCTCGAGTACCTCCAGGCCGACTACAATTACATCAGTGCCATCGAGGCGGGGGCCTTCAGCAAACTGAACAGGCTCAAAGTGCTCATCCTGAATGACAACCTTCTGCTGTCTCTGCCCAGCAATGTGTTCCGCTTCGTCCTGCTGACCCACTTAGACCTGCGAGGGAACCGGCTGAAAGTGATGCCTTTCGCCGGCGTCCTCGAGCATATCGGAGGCATCATGGAGATTCAGCTGGAGGAAAACCCGTGGAATTGCACTTGTGACTTACTTCCTCTCAAGGCTTGGCTGGACACCATAACCGTTTTTGTGGGAGAGATTGTCTGTGAAACTCCCTTCAGATTGCATGGGAAAGATGTGACCCAGCTGACCAGGCAAGACCTCTGTCCCAGAAAAAGTACCGGTGACTCCGGTCAGAGGGGCGGCCACGCTGACACACATGTCCAAAGGCCGTCGCCTACAATGAATCCGGCTCTCAACCCAACCAGGGCTGCAAAAGCCAGCCGGCCACCCAAAATGAGAAATCGTCCAACTCCCCGGGTCACAGTGTCGAAGGACAGGCAGAGCTTTGGACCCATCATGGTGTACCAGACCAAGTCCCCGGTGCCCCTCACCTGCCCCAGTAGCTGTGTCTGCACCTCTCAGAGTTCAGACAACGGTCTAAATGTCAACTGCCAAGAAAGGAAGTTCACTAATATCTCCGACCTGCAGCCTAAACCTACCAGTCCAAAGAAACTCTACCTAACAGGGAACTATCTTCAAACTGTCTATAAGGACGACCTCTTAGAATACAGTTCTTTGGACCTCTTGCATTTAGGAAACAATAGGATTGCAGTCATTCAGGAAGGTGCCTTCACAAACCTGACCAGTTTACGCAGACTTTATCTGAATGGCAATTACCTTGAAGAGCTATATCCGGCTATGTTTGATGGACTGCAGAGCTTGCAATATCTCTATTTAGAGTATAATGTCATTAAGGAAATTAAGCCGCTGACCTTTGATGCTTTGATTAACCTACAGCTACTGTTTCTGAATAACAACCTGCTGCGGTCCTTACCTGATAATATATTTGGGGGCACGGCCCTCACCAGGCTGAATCTGAGAAACAACCATTTTTCTCACCTGCCTGTGAAAGGGGTTCTGGATCAGCTTCCCGCTTTTATCCAGATAGATCTGCAAGAGAACCCATGGGACTGCACCTGTGACATCATGGGACTAAAGGACTGGACAGAGCATGCCAACTCCCCTGTCATCATCAATGAGGTGACCTGTGAATCTCCCGCTAAACACGCTGGGGAGATCCTGAAGTTTCTGGGCAGGGAGGCTATTTGTCCAGACGGTCCAAACTTGTCAGACGGAACCATTTTGTCGATGAATCACAACACAGACACACCTCGCTCACTTAGTGTGTCCCCCAGCTCCTATCCTGAGCTACACACTGAAGTTCCACTTTCCGTCTTAATTTTAGGATTGCTGGTTGTCTTTATCTTATCTGTCTGCTTCGGGGCCGGCCTATTCGTCTTTGTCCTGAAACGCCGAAAGGGAGTGCCAGGTGTTCCCAGGAGTGCCAACAACTTAGATGTAAGTTCCTTCCAGTTACAGTACGGGTCTTATAACACTGAGACTCAGGATAAAGCAGACGGCCACGTCTATAACTACATCCCCCCACCCGTGGGTCAGATGTGCCAAAACCCCATCTACATGCAGAAGGAAGGAGACCCAGTGGCCTATTACCGAAACCTGCAAGAATTCAGTTACGGCAAcctggaggagaagaaagaagagccagCCACACTTGCTTACACTATAAGTGCCACCGAGTTGCTAGAAAAGCAAGCCACCCCAAGAGAGCCCGAGCTGCTGTATCAGAATATCGCTGAGCGCGTCAAGGAGCTCCCCAGTGCAGGACTCGTCCACTATAACTTTTGTACCTTGCCTAAAAGGCAGTTCGCCCCTTCGTATGAATCTCGACGCCAAAACCAAGACAGAATCAATAAAACCGTTTTATATGGAACTCCCAGGAAATGCTTTGTGGGGCAGTCCAAACCAGACCACCCTTTACTGCAAGCTAAGCCGCGATCAGAACCAGACTACCTCGAAGTTCTGGAAAAACAAACTGCAATCAGTCAGCTGTGA